CAATGGATCAGCGGGGCATGGATTTGGAACTTCAGCGTACCCTCAATGCCTGCTTTTGTCGCCAGGTTTGCCAGCCGCTCGAAGGCCTCTATGTATTCGGGCCGGCAGTCCGGGTATCCGCTGTAGTCCAGCGCATTTACGCCCAGGAAGATGTCCGCGGCCGGCGCCGTCTCTGCCAAGGCCAAGGCCAGCGACAGAAACACCGTATTGCGGGCCGGTACATACGTTACCGGGATGCCTACGGACATGGCCTCGGTCGAGCGATCCTTGGGCACAGCGATGTCCGCCGTCAGAGCGCTCGCGCCGAATTGCGCTAGGTCGATCTTCAGCGTCACATGTCGCCGCACGCCGAGCGCTTGCGCCACGCGTGCCGCGGCCACGAGCTCGTGCTTGTGCCGCTGCCCATAATCGAATGACAGCGCGAACAGCTCAAAGCCCTCGTCGCGCGCGATCGCGCCGGCCGTAGCCGAATCGAGCCCGCCGGAAAGTAGTAGCACTGCTGAACGAACCATGAGACACACCAGGTTTGCACGCACTTGAACCCGCCGCATAGTCCCCGCTCAATCCGGCGGAGAACTCGAACACGCCGGCAATCGGCAGCCGGCGACGACGGACGAATCCTTCCCACATCGGGGCCATCATGCCACAATGACGCTGACACGAAAAGGAGCCAAAAATGAGCCATGATTTCCGCAAAACACTTGAAACTTTCGCCAATCAGTTCCCGGATCGGCAATACACGATCGAAATTGTCTGCCCCGAGTTCACTTCGGTCTGCCCGAAGACGGGGCAGCCAGATTTTGGAGTTTTGACAATTTTGTACGTACCGGCGGCCAACTGCGTCGAGCTGAAAAGTCTCAAGCTGTATTTACAACAGTTCCGCAACGAGGGAATTTTTTACGAACACGTGACCAATCGCATCCTCGACGATCTGGTGGCTGTGCTCGCTCCGCGTCGGATTTCGCTGAAGGCTGCCTTTACCGCCCGCGGCGGAATTACAACCACGGTCACCGCCACGTTCGAAGCCCACCGCGGATGACGGCGCGGCTGCGCATGTGAGACAATGTGAGGAATGAGGACCTTCGTGGGGCTTCACGCAAG
This DNA window, taken from Pirellulales bacterium, encodes the following:
- the queF gene encoding preQ(1) synthase, which codes for MSHDFRKTLETFANQFPDRQYTIEIVCPEFTSVCPKTGQPDFGVLTILYVPAANCVELKSLKLYLQQFRNEGIFYEHVTNRILDDLVAVLAPRRISLKAAFTARGGITTTVTATFEAHRG
- the queC gene encoding 7-cyano-7-deazaguanine synthase QueC; amino-acid sequence: MVRSAVLLLSGGLDSATAGAIARDEGFELFALSFDYGQRHKHELVAAARVAQALGVRRHVTLKIDLAQFGASALTADIAVPKDRSTEAMSVGIPVTYVPARNTVFLSLALALAETAPAADIFLGVNALDYSGYPDCRPEYIEAFERLANLATKAGIEGTLKFQIHAPLIHWTKAEIIRRGHELGLDYSLTHSCYDPDPAGRSCGGCDACQLRRKGFAEAGLTDPLEYVA